In Juglans regia cultivar Chandler chromosome 13, Walnut 2.0, whole genome shotgun sequence, the following proteins share a genomic window:
- the LOC108981696 gene encoding RING-H2 finger protein ATL47-like, with the protein MSWVESKVRLRYGFLTSPPLYHLSSSLSSSPSSSPPPPLPNVSGYQKQSGGKISPAILFIIIILAVIFFISGLLHLLIRFLVKHRSSSSITESNGYPDMSESDTFQRQLQQLFQLHDSGLDQAFIDALPVFLYKEIMGLKEPFDCAVCLCEFSEQDKLRLLPMCSHAFHLDCIDTWLLSNSTCPLCRGNLYTPGLAIENPVFYFEDRREEDGISINGGSGALSGQKPAENEIMSEKRVFSVRLGKFRSSNDGGGLGGGGVERRVGETSSSNLDARRCYSMGSYQYVVADSELQVALCPNRVGASMRIVKGRGGQHGNSTIDGDSEGKKINIGSKGESFSVSKIWQWSRKSKFTNSSENHMGGTSSVTVGLPWSSDRSQGA; encoded by the coding sequence ATGTCTTGGGTTGAATCTAAAGTGAGGCTGAGATATGGTTTTCTCACCAGCCCCCCTCTCTATCATctatcttcttctctctcttcgtccccttcttcttctcctcctcctccattgcCAAATGTTAGTGGTTACCAGAAACAATCCGGAGGTAAAATAAGCCCAGCAATACTATTTATCATAATTATTCTAGCTGTCATCTTTTTCATATCTGGTCTCCTTCACTTGCTTATTAGATTTCTCGTAAAGCATAGATCTTCATCATCAATTACCGAATCCAATGGATACCCAGATATGTCGGAGTCCGATACTTTCCAGAGACAGTTACAACAACTCTTTCAACTTCACGATTCTGGCCTAGATCAAGCTTTCATTGATGCCCTTCCTGTCTTCCTTTACAAAGAGATAATGGGTCTGAAAGAGCCATTTGATTGTGCTGTTTGCCTTTGTGAATTTTCAGAACAAGATAAGTTGAGGTTGCTTCCCATGTGTAGTCATGCTTTTCACCTTGATTGTATAGACACATGGCTACTATCGAATTCAACTTGCCCTCTTTGTAGAGGGAACCTTTACACACCTGGGCTTGCAAttgaaaacccagttttttattttgaagatcgGAGGGAAGAAGATGGAATTTCGATTAATGGGGGAAGTGGGGCTCTTTCTGGGCAAAAGCCTGCAGAGAATGAGATTATGAGTGAAAAGAGGGTATTTTCTGTTCGACTTGGCAAATTTAGAAGCTCGAATGATGGAGGAGGgttaggaggaggaggagttgAGAGAAGAGTGGGAGAGACAAGTAGCAGCAATTTGGACGCAAGAAGATGTTATTCTATGGGATCATATCAATATGTGGTTGCCGATTCAGAGCTGCAAGTTGCCCTTTGCCCCAACAGAGTGGGTGCTAGTATGAGGATTGTGAAAGGGAGAGGCGGACAACACGGGAATTCCACAATTGATGGGGACAGTGAGGGGAAGAAGATTAACATTGGAAGTAAAGGTGAAAGCTTTTCTGTTTCCAAGATCTGGCAATGGTCTAGGAagagtaaattcacaaattcctCAGAAAACCATATGGGTGGTACATCTTCTGTTACCGTGGGTTTGCCATGGTCTTCTGATAGATCTCAGGGTGCATGA